CTTGGTGTAGTCGGCGGTGAGCCCCTCGCGCTTGTGCACCAGGCCCAGCCGGCCCGCCCGGTAGTGGTAGGAGGCAATGGCGTGACGCGAGGCAATGCCCGACAAGCCGCCTTCGGCCTCCTTGCCGAAACCTTCGCACAGCAGGATGCGCTCGGGCTCGGGCAGCTCGGCGATGAAGGCGCGCGCGGCCAGCTGCACCGCCCCCGCGCTCAGGCCGTGCTCCGCCAGGCAGCCGTCGAGGTCTTCGTCCGCGCCGATCACGTCTTCGAGCTGCGCCTCGGTGACCTGGTCGCCGATCGAGAGCTTGCGCCGGAACGCGCTCGCGCGCGTGCAGTCGATCAGGTAGCGCCTGAAATAAGCGCACAGTGCAAAGGCGCTGGACGGCGCGCTGTGGCTCGCGCGCTCGTCGGCCTCGTCGGGGTCGGCGTCGAGCCGCAGCACCTTCACATAGATGAACTGCGCCACCAGCTCCTGACGGCCTTCGCCGAGCACCTGGAGCTCGGGCGGATTGCAGGCCACGAGCGCGTCGCCGACGATGCGGTACATGGTGCCCATGTCGTTCGAGGACAGCGTCTGCCGGCGCCGCCAGAGGCGGACGAGCTCGGTGCTTTCCGCGGACGACAGCGTTTCATGCATGGAGCGACAAGGATTCGGAGGACAGCCGGACTTAGTCGTCCACGCAAACGCCTTCGGTCGGCACCAAACACTGCGGCAAGCCGGCGCCCACCGGGCCGCCGCGCGTGCGAATCGCCGAAGACACCGCCGCCGAGGCCACGGCCAGGCCGCGCGGCAGCAGGATCCAGAGCTGGCCGCGCTCCTTCATGCGGCGCGCGTTGGTCGCGGCCTGCTGGCCGTTGCCGAAGAAATAGTCGGCGCGCACCGCGCCGCGGATGGCACCGCCGGTGTCCTGCGCAATGGTCAGGCGCTGCATCGGTGCACCGGTGCCGGGCGCGCGCGTCGACACGAACACCGGATAGCCGAGCGGCGTGCTGCGCGGATCCACCGCAATCGAGCGCCCCGCCGACAGCGGCACGCCGAACGCACCCACCGGCCCACCCGCCGGCGATGTCGATTCCTTGAAGAACACGTAGCTCGGGTCCTTGATGCCCGAACCGATGACCGGACCGGCCGCGCGCCGCCCCGGCACCACGACGGCGCCGCTGGCGGTAGGCCGCGCGAGCGTGAAGCCACGCGTGCGGATGGTGTTGGTGCCGCCCACGTCGTCGTCCTCGTCGCCGTCGTCGAGCTCCAGTTCGATGGACGAGCCGCGCACCTTCACCGGGGTGCGCGGCTTGCCGTTGGCCGCCTGTGCCAGCGTGGGGCGGAAGGGCTGGCCGTTCTGCTCGGCGTAGGCCACGCGGATGGTGTCGCCGTTGGCCAGCTTGATGCGGCCCGAGCCCTGGATCTGCATTTCGTAGAGCGCGGTGGCGCTGCTCACGAAGGCCAGCACCTTGGCGTTGGGCGCGCCCTTGGTCTCGATTTCTTCGCGCGTGTAGTACGGCAGCAGCTGCTTGCCCTCGATGCGCAGGCGCACCTTGCGGTCGAGCGTGTCGCGCGTGATGCCTGAGAGGTCGAGCGCATAGAGGCCCGGCGCGCCCATGTCGCGCGTGCTGAGCCCGGTCTGCACCACCACGTTGCGGCCTTCGACCCGCGCCGCCACGGTGCCGCTGCCGGCCGGCAGCTTGCGCGCATCGGCGAACAGCATGTCTTCGGGCTGGCCGTACACCGGGTAGATGAAAGGCGCCGCGTATTGGCGGCTGCCGGCGATCTCGGGCTCGAAGTAGCCGGTGACCACGCCGTCGGGCTTGCGGTCGTCGTCGCGGATCTGGTAGGCCGAGAACTCCTGCTCGAAGAAGCCGCGGATGGCGGTGCTGTTCTTGCTGTCGACCCTGAGGGCGCGCGCACACACGTCCTTCCACTCGGCGCCGCGGCCAGTGAGCACCTTGCAGCTGCCGAGAAACGCCGGCCAACTGTCGGAGAAATCGTCGCGCGCCCAGCCCGGCACGGCATCGAAGCTGACCGAGGTGTAGGTGGCCAGCTGGGTCGAGAAGGTGCGCGCCTGGCCGGCCACGCTCGCGCCGGTGGAGGCCGGGCGCGACGTACCCGCCGCGGTCGCTGTCCCGGTGTCGGAGGCGGTGGTGGAACCGGCGCCGGAGCTCGCTGCGGGCGGCGTGTTGGCGCAACCCGCTGCGAGCACCGCCGCGGTGACCGCCGCCCAGCGAAGGGCGGAAAAAATGAAGATCGGCGACTGCGTGTACATGAAAGCCTCCTTGTCCGAAAAAGACGGCCCATCGGGCCACCGCTCTACAGACGATTACTTCTCGACGATTTTGAAATTCGCGACGCCGTAGACGTCGTTGCATGGGGTGTTGGGCGCGCACACCGGCTGGCCCAGCAAAGGCGACGGCCCCGTGCCGCGCGTGGCTTCGAGCGCCGCCAGCACGGGCAGCGGAAACTGCGGAAACACGCCGTCGTTCTTGACGCCCGAGGCGCTGAAGTCGCGCTCGTGCTCGCTCACGAGCACCGCGAACTGGTTGGTGCCGGCCGGGCCGCCCGCATCCATCGGCCAGGAGGCGCGCGGCAGCGAGAGCGGGCTGCCGGCGGTGATCTTGTTGTACTTGTCGAGCAGGTTCGGGAACAGCAAGAACATCTCGCCGCCGCTCGACAGCAAGAACACGTAGACAAAACCTTCGCGCTTGCTGCGGACCTCGAAGGCCAGCTTGTCCTTGCCGATCGACACCTCGGGCTTCTTCGGCGTGGCCGTCACATCGAAGCCCGGCGCGGCGCCCGCGGCAAGCGACTGCAGCGAGTCGAGCGGCGTGCGGGGCAGCGATGGAGGAGGCGGTGGTGGTGGCGGAGGCGTCTCGGTCCCGCGGTTTTCGGGCGGCGGCGGAGGCGTCACGATCGCCTGCTTTGCACCGCCGTCGCCCTCCGCGCCCGGAGTGCGGCCCTGGTACCACCACCAACCGCCGCCCGCCACCACGGCGGCCACCGCCAGAGATGCGATGGCAGGCACGGCCTTGCTTTTTTTTCCAAAGCCGCCGCCATCGGGCCCCGGCGCGGAGGTCTTGCCGCGGCCGATGACCGTCGGCGCGTCGGCGTTGCTGCCGGTCTTGCGTGCGCCAGGGGAAGCTGGCGGCGAGGTGCGCGACACCGGCGCGATGCTGTGGCCCACTTCCAGATCGAGCGCGGCGCGGAACTCGGCCATCGACTGCGGTCGTGACTCGGGCCGCACGCCCAGCCCGGCGTCAATCGCCTGCAGCAGCCGCAGGCTGTAGCGCTGGCGCAGGATCTCGTTGCCCGCCAGCGGCACATAGCTGTCGGACAGCAGCCGCGCTACCGAAGGCGGCGGCGCGCGCCCGCACACCGCCACGTGCATCACGGCCGCGAGTGCATAGACATCGGTCCACGCGCCCTGCGACATGTCGGGCATCTCGGCGTACTGCTCGATGGGTGCGTAGCCGGGCTTGAGGATGACGGTGATCGCCTGCGTCTTGTCGGTGATCACGCGGCGCGCGGCGCCGAAGTCGAGCACCACGGGCCGGCCCGAGCCTTCGAGCAGGATGATGTTGTCGGGCGCGATGTCGCGGTGGTAGCAGTTGGCGCCGTGCATCACCCCCAGCGCCTGCGTGACGCCGTCCATGATGCGGATCAGCCACGCCTCGTCCACGCCGGCGGGAATGGACACCAGCGCCTGGCGCAGCGTGTCGCCGCGGTAGAACGGCATCACCATGTAGGTGGTGCCGCGCTCCTGCCAGAAGCGGTAGACCTTCAGCAGCGAGGGATGGTCGAACTGCGCGAGCAGGCGGGCTTCGTTGATGAAGCTGCGCATGCCGAGGTCGAAGGTTTCGCGGTGCCGCTCCGACAGGGGGACCACGGCTCCGTCGTGCTGTCTTGTCGACAGCGAGGTCGGAAGGTATTCCTTGATGGCGACGACGCGTTCGAGGGCGTGGTCCCAGGCTTCGTAGACGACGCCGAAGCCGCCCTGGCCTACGACTCGGGTGATTTCGAATTCTGCGAGGCGGGCGCCTACGGGGAGGAGGCCGGCTTCGTTGGCTTCCGTGGCGGGGCTGGTGACCGGGACGTTGGAGAGGCTTGTGGGGCTGGCTGTGATGACCGTGACTGAGGTGTCTTGTTGTTGGGCTGGCCTCGACATGACTTGGGTTCGGTCGTCTTCTGGAGGTGTGTTGCCGGTTGGTGTATCGGTCATTGGCTGGCTCCCGTTTGAACGTGGACGGGGGCTTGTCTTCCGAGGCCGGGTCTCGCCCCGGCGGGCGACCTACTTTATCTTTGCTTCGCCAAAGAAACGTAGGCAAAAGAAAGGCGACCCCACTGTCTGCGACCCCTGCGCTTCGCTACGGGGCAACCTGCGGTGCTCGCGTTTCGCGGGGTCCGCAGAACTCGCTTCGCTCAAACAGCTGCGGCCCTGATCCGCGAAACGCTGCGCTCCTCGGCGCACACAGAGGGGCTTGGAAACCGAACGGGCCTTTGCTTCGCTCGGCCACCAAGCCACCGCAGGCGCTGCGCGCCCGCGGTGGTTGGTATCGGGCTGTCGGCGTTGGCTGCTGGTGTCGTGTCTGGGCCGAGCGAAGCGATGGCCTGCCGGCCCCCACCCCTTCTGTATGCGCCGAGGAGCGCAGATGGAGGCGGGATCAGGGCCGCAGCTGTTTGAGCGAAGCGAGTTCTGCGGACCCCCGCCGGAGTCGAGCACCGCAGGTTGCCCGCAGCGCAGCGGAGGGACGCAGACAGTAGGGTCGCCTTTTCTTTGCTTACTTTCTTTTGGCGAAGCAAAAGAAAGTGAGTCCGCCGCCGGGCGGATATCCCGGCCTCGGGAAAGAAAACGACCAACGCCGATCATTCCCCACCCCCAAGAAACAAAGCCTCGAACTGCGCATCCAAAGGCAGTCCCGCAACGACCATCCGAACCCCCTCATCGGCGCCAGGATCAGCAAGCCACAAAGACCCTCCTGGGCCCGGCAGGGCCAGCAACGCCACCCCCCCCTCCCTCACCTCGCGGTCATCCGCCGCAACAAAGACCCGCTGCAGCATCGCATCGAACCCCAGCGCATCCATATCCCCCTCGAGCCCCTCCAGCGCAGCCTGCGTCCCCCGCTCCCACCACAGCAGCACCCCCCGCAGCGCATCGTCCCGCAACGTCTCGCCCACAGAAGCATCGAACTCGACCGCGAGCGTGATCGGAAAGTACCGCCCGACCCCATCGACCGAAGGCATCATCACGCCGATCCACGCGCCTTCGCCCGCCACGCCCGGCCCCAGCGCAAAGCACCAGACCGGCGCCTGCAGGTAGTGCGACATCCAGTCCGCATGCCGGTCCTTCAACCGCGCCAGTCCGCGCTGCAGCCATTGGTCCCACACAGAACGGAACGACTCGGGCAAACGCCGATGCGCAAAGTCCCCCATGCCCGGCAACTTGCCGAACCACCCGGGCAATGCAGAGAAAGAGGAAGCAGCAGCAGAAGGAGGAAAAGCAAGCGCGTCGCTCACAACCCCTCCGGACAAGAAAACTCGCGCAGTTCCTTCAAGCGGATCGGATGCTGCACGCTGTTCGTCGTTACCTCGAAGCGCGTCTTGCGCGGGCCGACCTGGAAGGTGATAAAAAACTTTTCGGGCGCATCGCCGGCTTCGAGCTGGCCGTCGTCGAGTGCGCGGAACAGCGCCCACGGCCCGTCGACCGCGGAGCCGGAGCTGCCGGTGGTCGAAGGCGGGCTCACCTGGATGCGCACCTGGTTGCTGCCCTTCGGGCCGGGCCATTGCACGGCCATCGGCACCACGGGGCCGTGCGCGTATTTCACGAGCTGGCCATCGACATCCAGAATGAATTGGGTGATGCCGGCGTCCATCTCCACCGGCTTGAAGTCGAGCCGCATCGAAGGGCCGCGGCCGCCGCCGCGGAAGAAGATGTCCTTGATGCGCGCGGCGCGCTCGAACTGCGCCAGCGCCTGCGTGGTGACGGCGCCGCGCTCGGCCACGGGCTTGTAGCGCCAGGGCTTGGTGCTGGTGTCGACCAGCGCGGCCAGCCGCTTCTGGAAGAACTCGTCCATCATCCCGCCGGCGCCGAACATCTGGCCGAAGTCTTCGGGCAGCACATCGCGCTTGCTGCTGCCCACGAAGGGATAGCGGCCCGCAATGGCGCGGTTGCAGAACTCGGTCACGGGACGCAGGTCCTGGCTCAGGTTGCCGCGCTCGGCCACCTGGGCCTGGGCCGCGCCCGACTGGCTCAGGTTCTCGACCATCGTGCGCACCGGCTCTGGCAGGCGGCCCGCGTCGGACTTGAGCTTGCCGGCCACGTCGCCGGGCGGCGGCGAAGTGCGGCCCTTCACGGCGGTGTCGACGGCGTTGAGGTACACATACACCTCGTTGAAAAGCTTGAGCGCATCGTCGATGGGCGCGGGCTGGTTCGGACCGGCGGCAGTGACGAGGCGGCGCAGCGGCTCGAAGCGGTCGTCGACGATGCTCTCGATGCGCTTTCCGCTGGCCACCGGCTTGTTCGGGTCGCCGCCGAACAAATCTTCGAGTCCCTTGCGCGTGTTGGCGACCGTGGCGGTCGCCTTACTCACCACGTCCTTGGGCTGGTCGGCGGGAATCAACGTGGTTTCCTTGACCACCGCGCGCAGGAAGTTTGCCAGCGGCGAACCCACGCCCGAGAGAATGCGCGCGGCCTCGATGTTCTTCTCGAGCCCGCTGGCGCGGATCAGCCGCACGTCGGCCAGCAGCGTCTCCCACACCTTGACATATTCGGCCAGGTAGAGCCGGCGCACGCGATCGGTCAGCGCGCCGAGGGCGGCCACGTCGCGCATGCGGTCGGCGGCGCTGCGGTCTTGCCCCAGCACCCACGGGTCTTCCTGCGCGAGCAGGCCGGTGAGCACCGTCACTTCGTTCTGGAAGCGCTTGTGATAGCCGTCGTAGGTGAACATGCCCGGCACGCCTTCGGTCAGCGGCTTGCCGCTGATGCGCTCGAACACCAGCGGCGCCGAAGGGCCCGCGGCCGTGGCAATGCTGAAGGCCGGAATGTCCTTGGTGGCGCGCTGGCGCTTCAGGCGGCTGAACACGCGCTGCTCCAGCGGATAGCTCGCGAGCACGGCGCGCACGCTGCGCACCAGGTTCTCGTCCATCTTGAGCGGCGAGCGCGGCGGGCCTTGGGCAATGAGCACGTCGAGCTGGTCTTCGAGGGCCTGGCGCTGGTCTTCGGGAATGCCGCGGTCCAGGCTGCGCGCCCAGTCGAGCGTGATCCAGGCCTTGAGCGCCTCGGCATCGAAATGCTCGGGCTGGTAGAGCATCAAATAGCTCTTGAGCGCCTCGTACGTGTATTCGAGGTTGTCCTTCTGCGCGGTGCGCAGCTGGTCTTCGATGCGCTTGGCGATCTGCGGCAGGAAGGCGTCGTTGAGCGCGCGCTGGTGCGTGAGCATGGCGGCTGCGTCGAGCTTGTCGCCCTGGTAGAGGCCGAGCGTCATCGACAGCGGCTCGTCGCCCCGGCGGTTGTCGGGCGTCTTCCAGATGTCGCGCAGGCCTTGCAGCACCGGCGCCACCTCGACCAGGTTCTGCACCCGCGAAGGCAGGGCCGCGAGCGTCTGGCGCGCGGGCTCGACACGTGCTTCGACCGACTTCAGGTAGTTGACGTTCTGCAGCGTGCTGTAGCCCCAGCCCGCGAGCAGCGCGAGCGTGACCAGCGTCATCGCCGCCACACCCGCCACGCGCAGCGCGTGGCGCCGGCGCTCCAGCTTCACGTTGGCACCGGCCAGGCGCTGCTCGGGGAACACCACCTCGCGCAGCAGCGCGGTGAGAAAGTAGCTGCGGCCGCTCGACTTCTGCGGCGCGAGCATGGCGCGCTCGATGCCGAAGCTGCGCGCCAGGCTGCCCATCACGCGGTCGATGGGGCTGCCTTCCTGCGTGCCGCTGGTGAAATACACGCCGCGCACCCACGGCGGCTGCGCGAAGCGCGAGCCGGTGAACACCTGGTCGAGCAGGTCGGACAGCATCGAGCCGATGGAGCCGAACTGCGCCGGAAAGCCGAAGATCGCCGCGCGGCGCGTGCCGTCGGTCTCGCGCTGCATGCGCGCGATCAGGCCGTCGTTGACGCGGTTGTGCAGCAGCGCGAATTCGCGGTTGAAGGCGGTGGAAAGGCCCTTCTCGTCCGCCTGCACGTTCTCGTCGGCCGCCAGCGTGAAGCCGAACACCTGTGCGCGCTGCTCCTTTCCAAGATCGTCGAAGTAGTCGGTAAAGCCGTAGAGCAAATCGCTCTTGGTGACGAGCACGTACACCGGCAGCCGCGTGGTGAGCTTCGCATCGAGTTCGAGCAGCCGCGCGCGAATGGATGCGGCCAGCTGCGTGCGCTGCTCGGGGCCCTGGCTCAGCAGATCGGCCACGCTCACGGTCAGGAACACGCCGTTGAGCGGACGGCGCGGGCGCGCCTTCTTGAGCAGGCCCAAAAAGCCTTCCCAGGCACTCTTGTCTTCCGACTGGTGGCTGTCCTGCGTGGTGTATCGGCCGGCGGTGTCGATGAGCACGGCCTCGTCGGTGAACCACCAGTCGCAGTTGCGCGTTCCGCCCACGCCGCGGATGGCGCCGGGGCCGAACTTCTCGGCCAGCGGAAACGAAAGGCCCGAGTTGACCAGCGCCGTGGTCTTGCCCGCACCGGGCGCGCCGATGAACACGTACCACGGCAGGTCGTACAGATAGCTGCCGCCGGAGATGGAGAGCCAGTCGCGCCAGCCGGGCTTCTTGCCCGCGGCGTGCAGCCGCATCTGCTTGAGCGTGGCGACCGCTTCGCTGAAGCGCGTGTCGAGGATCTTCTGTTCGCCGTTGACCGGCGCGTCGGTCTTCGCGGCCGGCGCCTTCATCAAGCCGTCGGTCAGGTGCTGGCTCGCACGGCGCGCGCGCCACCGGCGGTAGAGCGCACGCAGCACCACGATGAGCACGATGGCGCCGATCAGCAGCGCGCGTGCCAGCTCGCTTTCGAGCGGCACCCAGGCACCGATCTTCACCAGCGGGCCGATCCACCAGATCAGCAACGCGACGATGACCAGCGCGAGGATGGTCAGCAGCAGCGGGCTGAACAGGAAGCCGAAGATTTTCTTGATCATTTCGTCACTCCTGCCGAAGCGACCCTGTCCGGCTCGGACAGCAGCACGATGTCGACGCGCCGGTTGCGCGCGCGGTTGGCCGGCGTGTCGTTGGCGGCCACGGGCTCGGCGTCGGCCTTGCCGTCGGAGCGCATGCGGGCCGGCTCGACCAGCGTGGTGAGCGAGCCCTTCACCGCATCGGCGCGCGCGGCCGAGAGGTGCCAGTTGGAGGGATAGCGCAGCGAGCGGATCGGCTGGTTGTCGGAGTGGCCGGTGATCAGCACCTCGCCCTTCACCTCGGCGAGCGCCTGGCCGATGCGGTGCAGCACCGGCAGCGAGGCGGCCATCGGCTCGGCGCTGCCCGAGCCGAAGAAGGAATCGCCGCGCAGCCGCACCACACTGCGGTCGGCCTCGTCGGTCACCGTGACCAGGCCCTGCTTGATCTCGGGCTCCAGAAAGCGCGCGAGCCGCGGCGTCTTGGCCGGTGCGGCGGGCGGCGCGATCTGGAGGTTGGGCACGCGCAGGCCCGATACGGCGGCATAGGTGGTGTCGGAGCGATAGTTGAGCGTGAGCCGCAGGCCGAACCAGGCCAGCGCGAGCAGCAGCGCAAAGCCTGCCGCGAACACCCACAGCGGCAGCGATTCGCGCAGCCGCACCGTGCCCGCGCCCTGGCCGCGCCAATGCGGCGACAGCTCGGCCTCGAGCGGCGGGCGGTCCTTGGCAATGAGGTCGGCGAGGCGCTGGCGCACCGAGTCGAGCTGCGCGCGGCCGTTGTCGACCACGCGGTAGCGGCCTTCGAAGCCGAGCGCGAGCACGCTGTAGATGAGCTCCAGCAGCTGGCGGTGCGTGGGCACGTCCTGTGCGAGCTTGGCGAGCAGCTGGAACACTTTTTCGCCGCCCCAGGTCTCGTTGTGGAACTGCACCAAGAGGCTCTGCTTGTTCCAGCCGGCCTGCACGCCCCAGGGCGTGTTGGCCACGGCTTCGTCGAGAGAAGTGCAGAGAACGTAGCGCGCTGCAAGCACCGTCTCATTGGGGATGCCGGCGCGGCGCGCGGCGGCATCGAACTGGTTCACCGCGTCGGCGGTGGAAGCGCGCAGGGCCGGCACATTGGGCGGCTGCACGAGGTTGCGCAGCTTGCCGATGAGCACCAGCAGCTTGCCCGCGGCAGAGACCAGCGGATTGAGCAGGCCGATGTCGCCGACATCGGCCACGGGCGTCGGGTCGGCACCGCCGAAGAACGGCGCGGGCGCTGCAGCAGGCGGCGGCGTACCGGCCGGCGTGCGCGGCTTGGGCTTGATGACCGTGCGCTCCGACTCGAAAGCGGCGAAGGGGTCTGGTGTGGTCATGATGGTGGTCCGTTTCCGTCAGCCGGATGCGGCTAGGAACGAATGGCCCAGAACGCGAGGTCGAGGCCGGGAAAGTCGCCTGCGATGTGCATTGCGATGCCGCCCGATTGCTCCAGCTGGCGCCACAGGTCGCTGTTGCGCGTTTCGAGCTCGAAGTAGTTGGCGCCGGTATGAAAGGGAATCTGGCGCGGCGCCACCGGCATCGGCGTGAGCGTGACGCCCGGCAGCGCCAGGTTGACCAGGTCGCGGATGCGTTCGACCGGGCCGATCTTGACCTGCGTGGGGAAGCGCGCGCGCAGCGCTTCGCTCGGCATGCTGGCGTTCACCGCAAGCACGAAGGTCGCCTTGCGCTGCAGTTCCACGTCGGTGACCACCGCCACGCGCACGCCGTGCTTGCGGTCGTGCAGTTCGATGCGGATGGCGGACTGCTCCAGCACCATCGAAAGGCTGCGCCGCAGGTCGTCCATCACCGGGCGGAAGCTCAGCGCCAGGTCGTCGTGGATGTAGGGGCTGAAGCGCGTCACGCGGCGCGAATCGCGAAAGCTCGCGAGGTCGCCCGCCAACCCGAGCGCATGCTCGAAGAAATGCTGCGGGTGCAGCATGGCGCTCTTGGCCAGGTGCGCGAAGACGGCCTCGTTGCGATTGACGGTCTGCAGCAGCATGAAGTCCGCAATCTCTGCAACGCCACCGGTGCCGCCCTGCGTCATGCGGCCGGCCAGCGCCTCGCCGCGCTGGCGCATGAGGCCCAGCAGTTCGTCGAGCCAGGAGCGGATCACCGCATGGCCCGCCACGTCGAGCAGCGGCGGCAGCATCGCGCGGTCGAGCTGCACCTGGTTGTCGACGCGGCGCTCGACCACGCGGGCCACGCCCATGGTGGTCCAGGCATCGGTCGCTTCGCTGGCGCGCATCAGGCGCGTATGAAGCTGGCCCAGTTGCAGCATGGCGGTGCGCTCGCCGGCGGTGTTGGAGTCGGGCACTTCGGACTCGAGCACGCGGTGGCGCACCAGCTCTTCGTACTCTTCGGCATCGGCCTCGCGCGCACCGGCACGGCGCACCGGCAGTGCGAGCATCACGGCCTCGTCGCGCATCGTGGGGGGAATGTCGATGGGTTCGGGCAGCGGATCGACCGCCGGCATGTCGAACACCGTGCCGTCGCCGAAGATGCCCACCGCGCGCACCAGCGCAAGCTTGCCCAGCGTGAGCGCCGCCTGGTCGATCTCGATCTCCGCGAAACCCCAGGCATAGGGCGTGGTGGAACGCAAAAGCACATGCCGCGCATGGTCGCCATGACGCTCGCTCTGCTGCAGGTGCTGGGGCTGCAGCAGCATCCCCTCGCTCCAGACCACTTTTGTTCGCCAACTCATCCGCACTCCGTCAAAGGCAAGGGCTGCCCGAAAGAAGCACGGAGTTTCCGGCGCGCAAGGCCGGCGGCAAATCCGCCTAACGGCCTAGGCGGAGGGATTTGGAGCTACGGCGAAGGGACTAGATGCGGGGGCGGCGCCCGCTCAGCGTGCCGCGCCGGACGCCCCGCGCAACATCTCGACCTGTTCCTTGTACGCCTGCTCGATGCGCCGCAGCCGCTGTTCGCGCGCCGCGTCGTTGACCCATGCGGCGGCCATGGCGCGTTGTTTGCCGAGCTGGTATTCGAGCATGGCCTCGGGCAGCAGTGCGCTGTCGTCGGCGGTTGCGTAGCCGTAGGCCGCGCGCAGCGTCTTCAGCACCTCGCGCTCGGCATCCGCGCGCGGGCCCTTGCCCTGGCCATAGCCGACCAGAAACGCTTGCAGCCGGGCCTGGAATTCGGGTGGATAGTCGCGCCGCACCACCATCTGTGCGCCGGGGGGCGGCTCGGACTGCCAGACGATGTGGAGCCGCGCGGCCTCGACGGGAAACTGCTCTCCGAAGCGCTCGAAGTCGGTGGTGTTGTTGGTGGCCACGTCGGCATCGCCGTTGGCCACGGCGAGCGCGGTGGCTTGGTGGTTGCCCACGACCTCGCTGCGAAACCGCGTTTCCATCTCGATGTTGCGCGGCAGGAAAAGCTGGCTCTGCGGCATGAGGAACCCGGTCACCGAGCGGCTGTCGCCGCGCGCGAGCCGCCAGCGTTCGGGTTCGGCGAGCACCGCTTCCAGCGTATTGGGTGCACCGGTCTTGCGCGTCAGCAGCACCGCTCGGTGCGCCGGCATGCCGGGCCGCCGCGCGATCTGGGCGACCACTTTCATGCGCCGCTGCGTCACGGCGTCGAGCGCGATCTTGGCCGAGAGAAACGCCATGTCGACTTCGTCGCGCTTGATGGCGCGGTCGAGCTCTTCGTACGACGCCACCGAATAGGCGCTCACGGGCACGCCGA
The Variovorax paradoxus genome window above contains:
- the phnD gene encoding phosphate/phosphite/phosphonate ABC transporter substrate-binding protein, which translates into the protein MPARGLHRGVSWLAAALSFFAVAACLLLLAQGSAGAAEKAGAPVKAVRFGVLPLGGAVESRALWMPLLADMSQAIGVPVSAYSVASYEELDRAIKRDEVDMAFLSAKIALDAVTQRRMKVVAQIARRPGMPAHRAVLLTRKTGAPNTLEAVLAEPERWRLARGDSRSVTGFLMPQSQLFLPRNIEMETRFRSEVVGNHQATALAVANGDADVATNNTTDFERFGEQFPVEAARLHIVWQSEPPPGAQMVVRRDYPPEFQARLQAFLVGYGQGKGPRADAEREVLKTLRAAYGYATADDSALLPEAMLEYQLGKQRAMAAAWVNDAAREQRLRRIEQAYKEQVEMLRGASGAAR
- the tssK gene encoding type VI secretion system baseplate subunit TssK, coding for MSWRTKVVWSEGMLLQPQHLQQSERHGDHARHVLLRSTTPYAWGFAEIEIDQAALTLGKLALVRAVGIFGDGTVFDMPAVDPLPEPIDIPPTMRDEAVMLALPVRRAGAREADAEEYEELVRHRVLESEVPDSNTAGERTAMLQLGQLHTRLMRASEATDAWTTMGVARVVERRVDNQVQLDRAMLPPLLDVAGHAVIRSWLDELLGLMRQRGEALAGRMTQGGTGGVAEIADFMLLQTVNRNEAVFAHLAKSAMLHPQHFFEHALGLAGDLASFRDSRRVTRFSPYIHDDLALSFRPVMDDLRRSLSMVLEQSAIRIELHDRKHGVRVAVVTDVELQRKATFVLAVNASMPSEALRARFPTQVKIGPVERIRDLVNLALPGVTLTPMPVAPRQIPFHTGANYFELETRNSDLWRQLEQSGGIAMHIAGDFPGLDLAFWAIRS